In the genome of Coregonus clupeaformis isolate EN_2021a chromosome 1, ASM2061545v1, whole genome shotgun sequence, one region contains:
- the LOC121567133 gene encoding uncharacterized protein LOC121567133 isoform X3: protein MAESSVHSKSRMGKLCTCVIGDTFNSDKDLIRQLIVRGNCTEVSVAESDVIMMICPIVSHLGPLDLDIQLEVVSEYLAGKPVVLVVLHDTFNPDSTIPDSSRLVTRGEVILTVDCLFNHRGLLDCPRNKEAVGMILKRLNVQPKEFTEGEPRMGKLCTCVVGDTFNSDKDLIRQLIVRGNCTEVSVAESDVIMMICPIVSHLGPLDLDIQLEVVSEYLAGKPVVLVVLHDTFNPDSTIPDSSRLVTRGEVILTVDCLFNHRGLLDCPRNKEAVGMILKRLNVQPKQEFTDGEPRMGKLCTCVVGDTFNSDKDLIRQLIVRGNCTEVSVAESDVIMMICPIVSHLGPLDLDIQLEVVSEYLAGKPVVLVVLHDTFNPDSTIPDSSRLVTRGEVILTVDCLFNHRGLLDCPRNKEAVGMILKRLNVQPKV, encoded by the exons ATGGCAGAGTCCAGTGTTCATA GTAAGTCAAGGATGGGGAAATTATGCACCTGTGTCATAGGTGATACTTTCAATTCTGATAAGGACTTGATAAGACAACTCATTGTCCGAGGAAACTGTACTGAAGTGTCAGTAGCGGAGAGTGATGTCATCATGATGATCTGTCCTATCGTCAGTCACCTTGGACCTCTTGATCTTGATATACAACTGGAGGTGGTCTCAGAATACCTAG CTGGTAAACCTGTCGTTCTGGTGGTGCTGCATGACACTTTCAACCCAGACTCCACTATACCTGACAGCAGCAGACTAGTGACCAGGGGTGAGGTAATACTCACAGTGGACTGTCTATTTAATCACAGAGGACTTCTGGACTGTCCTCGCAATAAAGAAGCAGTCGGTATGATTCTGAAGAGGCTAAACGTACAACCAAAG GAATTCACAGAAG GTGAGCCAAGGATGGGGAAATTATGCACCTGTGTCGTAGGTGATACTTTCAATTCTGATAAGGACTTGATAAGACAACTCATTGTCCGAGGAAACTGTACTGAAGTGTCAGTAGCGGAGAGTGATGTCATCATGATGATCTGTCCTATCGTCAGTCACCTTGGACCTCTTGATCTTGATATACAACTGGAGGTGGTCTCAGAATACCTAG CTGGTAAACCTGTCGTTCTGGTGGTGCTGCATGACACTTTCAACCCAGACTCCACTATACCTGACAGCAGCAGACTAGTGACCAGGGGTGAGGTAATACTCACAGTGGACTGTCTATTTAATCACAGAGGACTTCTGGACTGTCCTCGCAATAAAGAAGCAGTCGGTATGATTCTGAAGAGGCTAAACGTACAACCAAAG cAGGAATTCACAGACG GTGAGCCAAGGATGGGGAAATTATGCACCTGTGTCGTAGGTGATACTTTCAATTCTGATAAGGACTTGATAAGACAACTCATTGTCCGAGGAAACTGTACTGAAGTGTCAGTAGCGGAGAGTGATGTCATCATGATGATCTGTCCTATCGTCAGTCACCTTGGACCTCTTGATCTTGATATACAACTGGAGGTGGTCTCAGAATACCTAG CTGGTAAACCTGTCGTTCTGGTGGTGCTGCATGACACATTCAACCCAGACTCCACTATACCTGACAGCAGCAGACTAGTGACCAGGGGTGAGGTAATACTCACAGTGGACTGTCTATTTAATCACAGAGGACTTCTGGACTGTCCTCGCAATAAAGAAGCAGTCGGTATGATTCTGAAGAGGCTAAACGTACAACCAAAGGTATAG
- the LOC121567133 gene encoding uncharacterized protein LOC121567133 isoform X1, giving the protein MAESSVHSKSRMGKLCTCVIGDTFNSDKDLIRQLIVRGNCTEVSVAESDVIMMICPIVSHLGPLDLDIQLEVVSEYLAGKPVVLVVLHDTFNPDSTIPDSSRLVTRGEVILTVDCLFNHRGLLDCPRNKEAVGMILKRLNVQPKQEFTEGEPRMGKLCTCVVGDTFNSDKDLIRQLIVRGNCTEVSVAESDVIMMICPIVSHLGPLDLDIQLEVVSEYLAGKPVVLVVLHDTFNPDSTIPDSSRLVTRGEVILTVDCLFNHRGLLDCPRNKEAVGMILKRLNVQPKQEFTDGEPRMGKLCTCVVGDTFNSDKDLIRQLIVRGNCTEVSVAESDVIMMICPIVSHLGPLDLDIQLEVVSEYLAGKPVVLVVLHDTFNPDSTIPDSSRLVTRGEVILTVDCLFNHRGLLDCPRNKEAVGMILKRLNVQPKV; this is encoded by the exons ATGGCAGAGTCCAGTGTTCATA GTAAGTCAAGGATGGGGAAATTATGCACCTGTGTCATAGGTGATACTTTCAATTCTGATAAGGACTTGATAAGACAACTCATTGTCCGAGGAAACTGTACTGAAGTGTCAGTAGCGGAGAGTGATGTCATCATGATGATCTGTCCTATCGTCAGTCACCTTGGACCTCTTGATCTTGATATACAACTGGAGGTGGTCTCAGAATACCTAG CTGGTAAACCTGTCGTTCTGGTGGTGCTGCATGACACTTTCAACCCAGACTCCACTATACCTGACAGCAGCAGACTAGTGACCAGGGGTGAGGTAATACTCACAGTGGACTGTCTATTTAATCACAGAGGACTTCTGGACTGTCCTCGCAATAAAGAAGCAGTCGGTATGATTCTGAAGAGGCTAAACGTACAACCAAAG cAGGAATTCACAGAAG GTGAGCCAAGGATGGGGAAATTATGCACCTGTGTCGTAGGTGATACTTTCAATTCTGATAAGGACTTGATAAGACAACTCATTGTCCGAGGAAACTGTACTGAAGTGTCAGTAGCGGAGAGTGATGTCATCATGATGATCTGTCCTATCGTCAGTCACCTTGGACCTCTTGATCTTGATATACAACTGGAGGTGGTCTCAGAATACCTAG CTGGTAAACCTGTCGTTCTGGTGGTGCTGCATGACACTTTCAACCCAGACTCCACTATACCTGACAGCAGCAGACTAGTGACCAGGGGTGAGGTAATACTCACAGTGGACTGTCTATTTAATCACAGAGGACTTCTGGACTGTCCTCGCAATAAAGAAGCAGTCGGTATGATTCTGAAGAGGCTAAACGTACAACCAAAG cAGGAATTCACAGACG GTGAGCCAAGGATGGGGAAATTATGCACCTGTGTCGTAGGTGATACTTTCAATTCTGATAAGGACTTGATAAGACAACTCATTGTCCGAGGAAACTGTACTGAAGTGTCAGTAGCGGAGAGTGATGTCATCATGATGATCTGTCCTATCGTCAGTCACCTTGGACCTCTTGATCTTGATATACAACTGGAGGTGGTCTCAGAATACCTAG CTGGTAAACCTGTCGTTCTGGTGGTGCTGCATGACACATTCAACCCAGACTCCACTATACCTGACAGCAGCAGACTAGTGACCAGGGGTGAGGTAATACTCACAGTGGACTGTCTATTTAATCACAGAGGACTTCTGGACTGTCCTCGCAATAAAGAAGCAGTCGGTATGATTCTGAAGAGGCTAAACGTACAACCAAAGGTATAG
- the LOC121567133 gene encoding uncharacterized protein LOC121567133 isoform X2 produces the protein MAESSVHSKSRMGKLCTCVIGDTFNSDKDLIRQLIVRGNCTEVSVAESDVIMMICPIVSHLGPLDLDIQLEVVSEYLAGKPVVLVVLHDTFNPDSTIPDSSRLVTRGEVILTVDCLFNHRGLLDCPRNKEAVGMILKRLNVQPKQEFTEGEPRMGKLCTCVVGDTFNSDKDLIRQLIVRGNCTEVSVAESDVIMMICPIVSHLGPLDLDIQLEVVSEYLAGKPVVLVVLHDTFNPDSTIPDSSRLVTRGEVILTVDCLFNHRGLLDCPRNKEAVGMILKRLNVQPKEFTDGEPRMGKLCTCVVGDTFNSDKDLIRQLIVRGNCTEVSVAESDVIMMICPIVSHLGPLDLDIQLEVVSEYLAGKPVVLVVLHDTFNPDSTIPDSSRLVTRGEVILTVDCLFNHRGLLDCPRNKEAVGMILKRLNVQPKV, from the exons ATGGCAGAGTCCAGTGTTCATA GTAAGTCAAGGATGGGGAAATTATGCACCTGTGTCATAGGTGATACTTTCAATTCTGATAAGGACTTGATAAGACAACTCATTGTCCGAGGAAACTGTACTGAAGTGTCAGTAGCGGAGAGTGATGTCATCATGATGATCTGTCCTATCGTCAGTCACCTTGGACCTCTTGATCTTGATATACAACTGGAGGTGGTCTCAGAATACCTAG CTGGTAAACCTGTCGTTCTGGTGGTGCTGCATGACACTTTCAACCCAGACTCCACTATACCTGACAGCAGCAGACTAGTGACCAGGGGTGAGGTAATACTCACAGTGGACTGTCTATTTAATCACAGAGGACTTCTGGACTGTCCTCGCAATAAAGAAGCAGTCGGTATGATTCTGAAGAGGCTAAACGTACAACCAAAG cAGGAATTCACAGAAG GTGAGCCAAGGATGGGGAAATTATGCACCTGTGTCGTAGGTGATACTTTCAATTCTGATAAGGACTTGATAAGACAACTCATTGTCCGAGGAAACTGTACTGAAGTGTCAGTAGCGGAGAGTGATGTCATCATGATGATCTGTCCTATCGTCAGTCACCTTGGACCTCTTGATCTTGATATACAACTGGAGGTGGTCTCAGAATACCTAG CTGGTAAACCTGTCGTTCTGGTGGTGCTGCATGACACTTTCAACCCAGACTCCACTATACCTGACAGCAGCAGACTAGTGACCAGGGGTGAGGTAATACTCACAGTGGACTGTCTATTTAATCACAGAGGACTTCTGGACTGTCCTCGCAATAAAGAAGCAGTCGGTATGATTCTGAAGAGGCTAAACGTACAACCAAAG GAATTCACAGACG GTGAGCCAAGGATGGGGAAATTATGCACCTGTGTCGTAGGTGATACTTTCAATTCTGATAAGGACTTGATAAGACAACTCATTGTCCGAGGAAACTGTACTGAAGTGTCAGTAGCGGAGAGTGATGTCATCATGATGATCTGTCCTATCGTCAGTCACCTTGGACCTCTTGATCTTGATATACAACTGGAGGTGGTCTCAGAATACCTAG CTGGTAAACCTGTCGTTCTGGTGGTGCTGCATGACACATTCAACCCAGACTCCACTATACCTGACAGCAGCAGACTAGTGACCAGGGGTGAGGTAATACTCACAGTGGACTGTCTATTTAATCACAGAGGACTTCTGGACTGTCCTCGCAATAAAGAAGCAGTCGGTATGATTCTGAAGAGGCTAAACGTACAACCAAAGGTATAG